A genomic window from Pecten maximus chromosome 2, xPecMax1.1, whole genome shotgun sequence includes:
- the LOC117321705 gene encoding uncharacterized protein LOC117321705, producing MHRLFGYLFLVAIIFIPLFSAKDVNKKRVKHCCTERNTSYSCEFLELSCPSGYVIYKPDVYPSSLSCRNGHICHGVEIPYTDLRVDILNCHWKNKCLIDPSSIRRSFQFVLENKCSSRKWRNILVKDWKCVQKAAITDICSENKMHSINIQHRLNKPSGVVRSHERFPWDYDKDIFLIKNSLYAPKCTVTFNGFMLTHKDFSRIAIYVESLDIGDDYNSAYIQEEELMHDKTYTYDFADGPVNITFGLTLTDGEIKGGSGFIIYYKFLKVGETSSSVKELDDVIKTKQGIRATCIHNHQYFCPFRKMCDKKKSKLFVPSDDTNNFCTYLSIRKPGRPRHCLTRERYKACKVPKAPFKKRKWSMIINGNLTENAFTCKWMLKSKRQTWNVTFVSNSIDGQFDNLTVKHYHCGRPNPKHHTVLVPRTIPYTLDEGDVLTVEYSRLTNLLTEPYTWSPPHSDFKMIFERTRKRKREA from the exons ATGCATAGATTATTCGGTTACTTGTTTCTGGTGGCTATCATTTTCATACCTCTCT TTTCTGCAAAAGATGTTAACAAAAAAAGAGTAAAACATTGCTGTACTGAAAGGAACACCAGTTATTCCTGTGAGTTTCTCGAACTATCTTGTCCATCTGGTTATGTGATCTACAAACCAGATGTGTATCCCTCCAGTCTATCGTGTAGGAATGGACACATCTGTCACGGGGTGGAAATACCCTACACAGATTTGCGGGTCGATATTCTGAATTGCCACTGGAAAAACAAATGTCTTATAGATCCGTCGTCAATTCGGAGATCATTTCAGtttgttttagaaaataaatgCTCCTCCAGGAAATGGCGGAACATTCTTGTCAAAGACTGGAAATGTGTCCAGAAAGCAG ccATTACAGATATATGTTCTGAGAACAAGATGCATTCAATTAACATACAGCATCGCTTGAACAAACCATCTGGGGTAGTCAGGAGTCACGAACGTTTCCCTTGGGATTATGACAAGGACATTTTTCTCATTAAAAATAGCCTTTATGCACCAAAGTGTACAGTGACATTTAATGGATTTATGCTCACGCATAAGGACTTCAGCCGAATCGCTATCTACGTGGAATCCTTAGACATTGGCGACGATTACAACTCTGCATACATTCAAGAGGAAGAATTGATGCATGATAAGACTTATACCTATGACTTCGCAGACGGACCTGTCAACATAACGTTTGGGTTAACGTTAACAGACGGGGAGATCAAAGGTGGTTCTGGATTTATAATATACTACAAAT TCCTCAAGGTTGGTGAAACTAGTTCATCTGTGAAGGAATTAGACGATGTCATTAAGACAAAGCAGGGAATTCGTGCGACATGTATTCACA ATCACCAGTACTTTTGTCCATTTCGCAAAATGTGTGACAAAAAGAAATCAAAGCTATTCGTGCCGTCAGACGATACAAATAACTTCTGTACGTACCTTTCCATTAGGAAACCGGGGAGACCCAGACACTGTTTGACAAGAG AGAGATATAAAGCATGTAAGGTACCCAAGGCGCCTTTCAAGAAGAGGAAGTGGTCCATGATTATAAACGGAAACTTAACAGAAAATGCCTTCACATGCAAATGGATGCTTAAG TCTAAACGCCAAACGTGGAACGTTACCTTTGTGTCTAACAGTATCGACGGACAATTTGACAACCTTACAGTGAAACACTACCATTGTGGGCGTCCTAATCCAAAGCATCACACAGTATTAGTTCCTCGGACTATTCCGTACACTTTAGACGAAGGTGATGTACTCACAGTGGAGTATTCGAGGTTAACCAACTTACTAACGGAACCTTACACCTGGTCGCCACCACATTCTGATTTCAAAATGATCTTTGAAC GAACAAGAAAAAGGAAACGGGAAGCATGA